In one window of Protaetiibacter larvae DNA:
- a CDS encoding glycosyltransferase — MSSTLLICSGGGHLKQLFTLAPRLGIAPEKQLWATFENGLSTSLLADRRVVYVPFAAPRAAFAAARIARIVRRLLETEDIEAVVSTGSSPAVAALPQAAQRGIPAHYIESAARADGPSLSGKLVSRFRRIDTYTQYPAWVGDRWRFGGAIFDAFAPGEVHERPVRRAVVSLGTQDGYRFDRLLRVLVPLLAGMEVVWQTGPEDVSAYGIDGRASVPHAELAQAVAEADVVIAHAGVGAAVTAIEAGKHPILVPRLARFKEHIDDHQTQIADELTRRGLASRVDPENLDLEALHAAAARSAVPVAAPPFQLVPGVAA; from the coding sequence ATGTCTTCGACACTGCTGATCTGTTCCGGCGGCGGCCATCTCAAGCAACTGTTCACCCTCGCACCACGGCTCGGGATCGCCCCCGAGAAGCAGCTCTGGGCGACGTTCGAGAACGGCCTGTCGACGAGCCTGCTCGCCGACCGACGCGTCGTCTACGTGCCCTTCGCGGCGCCCCGTGCGGCGTTCGCGGCGGCGCGGATCGCGCGCATCGTGCGCCGTCTGCTCGAGACGGAGGACATCGAGGCGGTCGTCAGCACCGGCTCGAGCCCCGCGGTCGCGGCGCTCCCGCAGGCCGCCCAGCGCGGCATCCCCGCGCACTACATCGAGTCGGCGGCGCGCGCCGACGGGCCCTCGCTGAGCGGCAAGCTCGTGTCGCGATTCCGCCGCATCGACACCTATACGCAGTACCCGGCCTGGGTCGGCGATCGCTGGCGCTTCGGCGGGGCGATCTTCGACGCCTTCGCGCCGGGCGAGGTGCACGAGCGCCCCGTGCGGCGTGCGGTCGTCTCGCTGGGCACCCAGGACGGCTACCGCTTCGACCGACTGCTCCGCGTGCTGGTACCGCTTCTGGCGGGCATGGAGGTGGTCTGGCAGACCGGTCCCGAGGACGTCTCGGCGTATGGGATCGACGGGAGGGCGTCGGTGCCGCACGCGGAGCTCGCCCAGGCGGTCGCCGAGGCGGACGTCGTGATCGCGCACGCCGGTGTCGGCGCGGCGGTGACCGCGATCGAGGCCGGGAAGCACCCGATCCTGGTGCCCCGACTCGCCCGCTTCAAGGAGCACATCGACGACCACCAGACGCAGATCGCCGACGAGCTGACGAGGCGCGGACTCGCCTCGCGCGTCGATCCGGAGAACCTCGACCTGGAGGCGCTGCACGCGGCCGCCGCCCGCAGCGCGGTGCCGGTCGCGGCGCCGCCGTTCCAGCTCGTCCCCGGCGTCGCGGCCTGA
- a CDS encoding glycosyltransferase, with the protein MSAREHDVVFTFSYETWDDAVRRGMMRPPDRLASALIAAPEVRRLIVANPFRWLPTLLARRLARRDSSFPGDRRARLVQPWRLRDRRDPVDLAALEQRLRAYGSALGRAARRAGMTEPVVLTTHPLVAGFGGLDWAHRVVYFGRDDWLSYPGRAEHWPAYAEAYRRIAASGMPVAAVSAQIVERIAPTGPGVVVPNGVEAAEWAGPQPEAPDWFAALPGPRAVYVGTIDERLDVEGLVRLAADRPAVSFVLLGPVPDPELLAPLANASNVTTHPGVGRAELVAVLRNADVALVAHRVTPLTEAMSPLKAYEYLAAGAPVLSVDLPPMRDIDARVVLSRDVAHSAPELDAALALGRAGESERLRFLEQNSWASRHRAIFALLFADRERLDAPRDGSYVSG; encoded by the coding sequence ATGAGCGCCCGCGAGCACGATGTCGTCTTCACCTTCTCGTACGAGACCTGGGATGACGCCGTCCGGCGCGGCATGATGCGCCCGCCGGACCGCCTCGCCTCTGCCCTCATCGCCGCCCCCGAGGTGCGTCGGCTCATCGTGGCCAATCCCTTCCGCTGGCTGCCGACCCTGCTGGCTCGCCGCCTCGCGCGTCGCGACAGCAGCTTCCCCGGCGACCGTCGCGCGCGGCTCGTGCAGCCCTGGCGGCTGCGCGACCGGCGCGATCCCGTCGACCTGGCCGCCCTCGAGCAGCGTCTGCGCGCCTACGGTTCGGCGCTCGGCCGCGCGGCGCGCCGCGCCGGGATGACCGAGCCGGTCGTGCTCACGACCCACCCGCTCGTCGCGGGCTTCGGCGGACTCGACTGGGCGCACCGCGTGGTGTACTTCGGTCGCGACGACTGGCTGAGCTACCCGGGGCGCGCCGAGCACTGGCCCGCCTACGCGGAGGCCTACCGGCGCATCGCGGCATCCGGGATGCCCGTCGCCGCGGTGTCGGCGCAGATCGTCGAGCGGATCGCCCCCACCGGCCCGGGCGTCGTCGTGCCGAACGGCGTCGAGGCGGCCGAATGGGCGGGACCGCAGCCCGAGGCGCCGGACTGGTTCGCGGCGCTGCCGGGCCCGCGCGCCGTCTACGTGGGCACGATCGACGAACGACTCGACGTCGAGGGCCTCGTGCGTCTGGCCGCGGACCGCCCGGCGGTGTCGTTCGTGCTGCTCGGCCCCGTGCCCGACCCCGAGCTGCTGGCACCCCTCGCGAACGCGTCCAACGTGACGACGCATCCGGGCGTCGGCCGTGCCGAGCTCGTCGCGGTGCTGCGCAACGCCGACGTCGCGCTCGTCGCGCATCGGGTGACCCCGCTCACCGAGGCGATGAGCCCCCTCAAGGCCTACGAGTACCTCGCGGCAGGCGCCCCCGTGCTCTCGGTCGACCTTCCGCCCATGCGGGACATCGACGCGCGCGTCGTGCTCTCGCGGGATGTCGCGCATTCGGCCCCGGAGCTCGACGCGGCGCTCGCACTGGGGCGCGCGGGGGAGTCCGAGCGACTCCGCTTCCTCGAGCAGAACTCCTGGGCCTCGCGCCATCGCGCGATCTTCGCTCTGCTCTTCGCCGATCGCGAGCGCCTGGACGCGCCCCGCGACGGCTCGTATGTGTCCGGCTGA
- a CDS encoding right-handed parallel beta-helix repeat-containing protein, translated as MRRPRTASSAALAAGALLALTACVAPASAPSGAPGETRYAAPSGSGDCSKAAPCTLATALTRTPAGGTVELAEGDYGDLTLRDGGGTPEAPLTVRAADGVVARFGELRSSTPVVWAGIRVEGAWFLDDGADGSRIEGSEVDGGGIFVRADHVEVRDSLIHNGSSLDGIQIGGASDVLIAGNTIRDFDQEVDNGRHADCIQLFDVDDVEIRGNRISSCYNAGIIISGGGRGIVDVVIEANFVQGCVEVSDRCGGGSAAELRDPGARGLVVRNNTFLDGSVRWGSVPGNVFDRNIVGYLSECASVVSNTIVTEWNRKMCKRPDWLDADGNREGAVDVVDRVGGDLHPTDADQVRIEPVGDGQPAPAGIDGDELADDVAGAANAP; from the coding sequence ATGCGTCGCCCGCGCACCGCCTCCTCCGCGGCGCTCGCCGCGGGGGCGCTCCTCGCCCTCACGGCATGCGTCGCCCCCGCCTCCGCGCCGAGCGGAGCACCCGGCGAGACCCGCTACGCCGCGCCGTCGGGGAGCGGCGACTGCAGCAAGGCGGCCCCGTGCACGCTCGCCACGGCGCTCACCCGGACTCCGGCGGGCGGGACCGTCGAGCTCGCGGAGGGCGACTACGGTGACCTGACACTGCGCGACGGCGGCGGCACCCCGGAGGCGCCCCTCACCGTCCGCGCCGCCGACGGCGTCGTCGCCCGATTCGGCGAACTGCGGTCGTCGACGCCGGTCGTCTGGGCGGGGATCCGCGTGGAGGGCGCCTGGTTCCTCGACGACGGCGCCGACGGCTCCCGCATCGAAGGCTCGGAGGTCGACGGCGGAGGGATCTTCGTGCGTGCGGACCACGTCGAGGTGCGCGACTCGCTCATCCACAACGGGAGCTCGCTCGACGGCATCCAGATCGGCGGGGCGAGCGATGTGCTCATCGCGGGCAACACCATCCGCGACTTCGACCAGGAGGTCGACAACGGTCGTCACGCGGACTGCATCCAGCTCTTCGACGTCGACGACGTCGAGATCCGCGGCAACCGGATCTCCTCCTGCTACAACGCCGGCATCATCATCTCGGGCGGGGGCCGCGGCATCGTCGACGTCGTCATCGAGGCGAACTTCGTGCAGGGCTGCGTCGAGGTGTCCGACCGCTGCGGCGGCGGCTCTGCGGCCGAGTTGCGCGATCCGGGCGCCCGCGGCCTCGTGGTGCGCAACAACACCTTCCTCGACGGTTCGGTGCGCTGGGGCTCGGTGCCGGGCAACGTCTTCGACCGCAATATCGTCGGCTACCTGAGCGAGTGCGCATCGGTCGTGAGCAACACGATCGTGACCGAGTGGAACCGCAAGATGTGCAAGCGGCCGGACTGGCTGGATGCGGACGGCAACCGCGAGGGCGCGGTCGACGTGGTCGACCGCGTGGGCGGCGACCTGCATCCGACCGATGCGGATCAGGTGCGGATCGAGCCCGTCGGCGACGGACAGCCGGCACCGGCCGGCATCGACGGCGATGAGCTCGCCGACGATGTGGCCGGTGCCGCGAACGCTCCCTGA
- a CDS encoding sugar transferase, which translates to MSALTHTRTTPRTPALREMRFPGASTVPSQPLKMTWPRRLATALVLTDALSIACAVVVAQFLRFGSGTGSVANDQLYTAFGIAVGVVWLAALSATRSRETRIIGVGLIEYQRVVNATLWTFGLLAILAFLVRLDVARGYLAVALPVGLALIVVGRMSWRRALVALRREGRCLTGAIIVGPAADVRRVIEQLQVNLRAGFRPIGAVVTDGRRLREYDGVIPLVTVDELAATSRRTRTRAVMIAGNLPGGHEQIRDLGWQLENSKVELILVSRLTDVAGPRMHLRPVQDLPMVHVDLPQFSGFNHALKRAIDVAAAGSALILLAPLLAFCAMAIRLSSEGPIIFRQTRVGLRGQPFTMFKFRSMVVDAEARLAGLQAERDAGNDVLFKIKDDPRVTPIGRIMRRFSLDELPQFVNVLIGDMSLIGPRPPLPREVEKYEDRVNRRLLIKPGITGLWQVSGRSNLSWEESVKLDLSYVENWSVTGDFVILLKTIRAVFRSDGAY; encoded by the coding sequence ATGTCTGCCCTCACGCATACCCGAACGACCCCTCGCACCCCCGCCCTGCGCGAGATGCGATTCCCCGGCGCCTCCACGGTCCCCAGCCAGCCGCTCAAGATGACGTGGCCGCGGCGACTGGCCACGGCCCTCGTGCTGACCGACGCCCTCTCGATCGCCTGCGCGGTCGTGGTCGCGCAGTTCCTCCGCTTCGGCAGCGGCACCGGTTCGGTCGCGAACGATCAGCTCTACACCGCGTTCGGCATCGCCGTGGGCGTCGTATGGCTCGCCGCGCTCTCGGCGACCCGATCCCGCGAGACCCGCATCATCGGCGTCGGGCTCATCGAGTATCAGCGCGTCGTGAACGCGACCCTGTGGACCTTCGGGCTGCTCGCGATCCTCGCCTTCCTCGTGCGGCTCGACGTCGCTCGCGGCTACCTCGCGGTGGCGCTCCCCGTGGGGCTCGCCCTCATCGTGGTCGGGCGGATGTCGTGGCGGCGTGCGCTCGTGGCGCTCCGTCGTGAGGGGCGCTGCCTCACGGGCGCCATCATCGTCGGACCTGCCGCGGACGTGCGTCGCGTGATCGAGCAGCTCCAGGTGAACCTGCGCGCCGGCTTCCGCCCCATCGGCGCCGTGGTCACCGACGGCCGGCGGCTGCGCGAGTACGACGGCGTGATCCCTCTCGTGACGGTCGACGAGCTCGCGGCGACGAGTCGCCGCACGCGCACCCGCGCAGTGATGATCGCCGGCAACCTGCCCGGCGGTCACGAGCAGATCCGGGACCTCGGCTGGCAGCTGGAGAACTCGAAGGTCGAGCTCATCCTCGTCTCGCGGCTCACCGATGTGGCCGGCCCCCGCATGCACCTGCGCCCGGTTCAGGACCTGCCCATGGTGCACGTCGACCTGCCGCAGTTCAGCGGCTTCAACCACGCGCTCAAGCGGGCCATCGACGTCGCGGCCGCGGGCTCCGCCCTCATCCTGCTGGCGCCCCTGCTCGCCTTCTGCGCGATGGCGATCCGCCTGTCGAGCGAAGGGCCGATCATCTTCCGCCAGACCCGGGTGGGGCTGCGCGGTCAGCCGTTCACGATGTTCAAGTTCCGCTCCATGGTGGTGGACGCCGAGGCGCGCCTCGCCGGGCTGCAGGCCGAGCGCGATGCCGGCAACGACGTGCTCTTCAAGATCAAGGACGACCCGCGCGTCACCCCGATCGGGCGGATCATGCGGCGGTTCTCGCTCGACGAGCTTCCCCAGTTCGTCAACGTGCTCATCGGCGACATGAGCCTCATCGGCCCGCGCCCGCCGCTGCCGCGCGAGGTCGAGAAGTACGAGGACCGCGTCAACCGGCGACTGCTCATCAAGCCCGGCATCACCGGCCTCTGGCAGGTGAGCGGCCGCTCGAATCTCAGCTGGGAGGAGAGCGTCAAGCTCGACCTCTCCTATGTCGAGAACTGGTCGGTGACCGGGGATTTCGTGATCCTGCTCAAAACCATCCGCGCCGTGTTCCGTTCGGACGGGGCGTACTGA